CCCGCTTCCGCAGCCGCAGCGAGCCGATGGAGGACATCGTCCAGGTCGGCACCATCGGCCTGATCAACGCCATCGACCGCTTCGACCCCGAGCGCGGCGTCCAGTTCCCCACCTACGCGCTGCCCACCATCCTCGGCGAGATCAAGCGCTACTTCCGCGACAACGTCCGCACCATGCACGTCCCGCGCCGGCTCCAGGAGCTCTGGGTGCAGGTCAGCGGCGCCATGGAGGAGCTGACCGTCACCCACGGACGGGTCCCCAAGGTCCCCGAGATCGCCGCCAACCTGCGCATCCCCGAGGAGGACGTCCGGGCCTGCCTGGACGCCGGCCGCGCCTACAACGCCGCCTCCCTGGAGGCCGCCCAGGAGCACGAGGGCGGCCTCGCCCTGCTCGACCGGCTCGGCTACGAGGACTCCGCCCTCACCGACGTCGAGCACCGCGACATGGTCCGCCACCTGCTGGTGCAGCTCCCCGAGCGGGAGCGCCGGATCATCATGCTGCGGTTCTTCGCCAACCTCACCCAGTCGCAGATCTCCACCGAACTCGGCATGTCCCAGATGCACGTCTCCCGGCTGCTGTCCCGAATCCTCTCCCGGCTGCGCACCGGCAACTCCTGGGAGGAGTGAGTCGTCCCTGTTGCCGCGTGTCACCGGCGGGTGACGAGTCGCGACGAACGGGTTTGCCGGGGCCGGTGGGCCGGTATTGAGCAGTC
This is a stretch of genomic DNA from Kitasatospora fiedleri. It encodes these proteins:
- a CDS encoding RNA polymerase sigma factor SigF, whose protein sequence is MSVRTQQGSAPEDRTEDRPDPVELASRRPGTRGAVDVRTLTRILFERLAELPADAPERARVRSALIEINIPLVRYAATRFRSRSEPMEDIVQVGTIGLINAIDRFDPERGVQFPTYALPTILGEIKRYFRDNVRTMHVPRRLQELWVQVSGAMEELTVTHGRVPKVPEIAANLRIPEEDVRACLDAGRAYNAASLEAAQEHEGGLALLDRLGYEDSALTDVEHRDMVRHLLVQLPERERRIIMLRFFANLTQSQISTELGMSQMHVSRLLSRILSRLRTGNSWEE